GCGTATCAAACGATAGTACGTCGGTTCCTCCTATTTGCGTCTTCTTGTTTGTATTCTTATGTTTGTAACGGTGGCAAATGCAGTAACATAATTTTGATGGTATACTGCGCTAGAAAATAAAAGCTTGGGATTGTATGTTGAAGTTGGTCATTTGATACACTTCAACAAGCGATGTGTATTGATACGTTGTGCAATGACACATATAGATGAGAAACCTCTCTAGCTTATTCGTGAGCGTTTTGTTTCTATCTTTATATGGCAAACTACAGCAAGGTACGGAGGTGTAGCCGTGGGTCATTGGCCTAATAAATATGTGATCGGCCTCACGGGGAATATTGCTGTTGGCAAGAGCGTTATCCGCCAGATGCTCCAGCACCTGGGTGCATACACCATTGATGCGGATAAACTGAGCCATCAAGCCATTATGCCCGGTGCCCCCGCTTATAAGCCTGTCGTCCAGACGTTTGGGCAGTTTATTCTCGGCCCTGATAAGCGCATTAACCGGCAGATGCTCGGTCAGATTGTCTTCTCTAATCCGGATGCACTCAAACAGTTGGAATCTATTACGCATCCCGTGATCCGGCAGGCAGTGGATATCCTTATTAAGCGTGCTAAGCAGCGGATTATCGTTGTTGAGGCGATCAAATTGTTGGAAGGCGACCTGGCGGATAAAGTCGACGCCATCTGGGTGGTGGATGCCAAGCCGCAGACGCAGTATAAGCGTCTGGTTGTGCGTCGCCAGATGAGCGAGGCTGAGGCCAAACAGCGCATCCTGGCACAGAACAAGCAGGACGAAAAGCTCAAAAAAGCGGATGTCGTCATTCAGAACGATGGCAATGTAGACGAAACCTGGCAGCAAGTTCAGACGGAATGGAATAAGATTCGCCAGATGCTGACAGGCGGCACTGAGCCGGAGCCTGATGTAGACGGTGAGATCATCAACAGTGGGGAAGGCATCACTGTAAAGCGGGGGATGCCCAATAATGCGGCTTCGATTGCGTCGTTCATCAGCAAGCAGACGGATAAAGATGTTTCTCGTATGGATGTGATGATGACATTCGGCCAGAAGAG
The Phototrophicus methaneseepsis DNA segment above includes these coding regions:
- the coaE gene encoding dephospho-CoA kinase (Dephospho-CoA kinase (CoaE) performs the final step in coenzyme A biosynthesis.), whose protein sequence is MGHWPNKYVIGLTGNIAVGKSVIRQMLQHLGAYTIDADKLSHQAIMPGAPAYKPVVQTFGQFILGPDKRINRQMLGQIVFSNPDALKQLESITHPVIRQAVDILIKRAKQRIIVVEAIKLLEGDLADKVDAIWVVDAKPQTQYKRLVVRRQMSEAEAKQRILAQNKQDEKLKKADVVIQNDGNVDETWQQVQTEWNKIRQMLTGGTEPEPDVDGEIINSGEGITVKRGMPNNAASIASFISKQTDKDVSRMDVMMTFGQKSYLVAHNSHNETIGLMGWTVENLVTRMDEFYVGDSNIKDVAHSMVTAVEESSKELQSEVGFIFLPQSASETMVNAFKSDGYEPITLSEIKVPVWREAVEEVTASNPMVILWKQLRQDRVLQPI